The following coding sequences lie in one Streptomyces sp. NBC_00510 genomic window:
- a CDS encoding XdhC family protein, with protein sequence MLDIADELDRWSAQGRPFAVATVVAVGGSAPRQPGAALAVDAEGTAVGSVSGGCVEGAVYELCQEVLETGEPVLQRFGYSDDDAFAVGLTCGGVIDIFVQRIVPGAQPQLAAALAAASRGEAAAVARVVAGPAGLPGRTLLVRPGGSYEGTLGDPELDRTAAAEAHALLDAGRTATVGIGADGSRCGEPLTLLVESGTPPPRLLVFGAIDFAAALVRVGTFLGYRVTVCDARPVFATARRFPEADEVVVEWPHRYLERTTVDGRTVVCVLTHDAKFDVPLLERALRMPVAYVGAMGSRRTHEQRLARLRETGLGASELARLHSPIGLDLGARTPEETALSIAAEIVAHRHGGTGRPLRGVDAPIHGARPPRPARPAGLCGV encoded by the coding sequence ATGCTGGACATCGCCGACGAACTCGACCGCTGGTCCGCCCAGGGCAGGCCGTTCGCCGTCGCGACCGTCGTCGCGGTCGGCGGCAGCGCGCCCCGGCAGCCCGGCGCCGCGCTCGCCGTCGACGCCGAGGGCACCGCGGTCGGCAGCGTGTCCGGCGGGTGCGTGGAAGGCGCCGTCTACGAGCTCTGCCAGGAGGTGCTGGAGACCGGCGAGCCGGTCCTCCAGCGCTTCGGGTACTCCGACGACGACGCCTTCGCCGTGGGGCTGACCTGCGGCGGCGTCATCGACATCTTCGTCCAGCGGATCGTGCCCGGGGCGCAGCCGCAGCTCGCCGCGGCACTGGCCGCCGCCTCCCGCGGGGAGGCGGCGGCCGTGGCCAGGGTCGTGGCGGGCCCCGCCGGCCTGCCCGGCCGGACGCTCCTGGTGCGCCCTGGCGGATCGTACGAGGGCACCCTCGGCGACCCGGAACTGGACCGCACCGCCGCGGCCGAGGCCCACGCCCTGCTGGACGCGGGCCGCACCGCCACCGTCGGCATCGGCGCGGACGGCAGCCGCTGCGGCGAGCCGCTCACCCTGCTGGTCGAGTCCGGCACCCCGCCGCCGCGCCTGCTGGTGTTCGGGGCGATCGACTTCGCCGCCGCCCTGGTGCGGGTCGGCACGTTCCTCGGCTACCGGGTGACGGTCTGCGACGCGCGCCCGGTCTTCGCGACCGCCCGGCGCTTCCCGGAGGCCGACGAGGTCGTCGTCGAGTGGCCGCACCGCTACCTCGAGCGCACCACGGTGGACGGCCGCACCGTCGTCTGCGTCCTCACCCACGACGCCAAGTTCGACGTACCGCTGCTGGAGCGGGCCCTGCGCATGCCCGTCGCCTACGTCGGCGCGATGGGTTCGCGGCGCACCCACGAGCAGCGCCTGGCCCGGCTGCGCGAGACGGGCCTCGGCGCGTCCGAACTGGCCCGGCTGCACAGCCCGATCGGGCTCGACCTGGGCGCGCGCACGCCCGAGGAGACCGCGCTGTCCATCGCCGCGGAGATCGTGGCCCACCGCCACGGGGGGACGGGGCGTCCGCTTCGGGGCGTGGACGCCCCGATCCACGGTGCGCGCCCTCCGCGCCCTGCGCGCCCTGCGGGGCTGTGCGGGGTGTGA
- a CDS encoding NCS2 family permease, producing MTQSTPSALHATAPDGPGAQPRPPAGRGRLDRYFHISARGSTVARELRGGLTTFMAMAYILLLNPLLLSGPDVDGHRLGQTGLITATALAAAVSTLLMGLVGKVPLALAAGLSVSGVLATQVAPHMTWPQAMGMCVLYGLVIVILVVSGLREAIMNAIPLPLKHGITIGIGLFIALIGLVNAGFVGRGEDSPLTLGAGGQLAGWPVLIFCVTLLLIFMLQARGTPGAILIGIVTGTVLAVAVHTAGGTDAKVWGLTVPELPGHVVSAPDFGLFGQVEFGGWQHIGALSVGMIVFTLVLAGFFDAMATIIGVGTEAKLADDRGRMPGLGKALFIDGAGGAIGGFSGASGQTVFIESATGVGEGARTGLSSVVTGVLFAAGLFFTPLAQIVPGQVAAAALVVIGAVMMGNARHVDWGDRSVAVPVFLTVALMPFTYSITAGVGAGVIAYTAITSAQGRFREPGVFMWVLTAVFVVYFALHPLEGWLGVS from the coding sequence ATGACCCAGTCGACCCCGTCAGCCCTGCACGCAACCGCCCCGGACGGCCCCGGCGCGCAGCCGCGCCCGCCGGCCGGACGCGGCCGGCTCGACCGGTACTTCCACATATCCGCACGCGGCTCGACCGTCGCCCGCGAGCTCCGCGGAGGTCTGACGACCTTCATGGCGATGGCGTACATCCTGCTGCTCAACCCGCTGCTGCTGTCCGGGCCCGACGTGGACGGGCACCGGCTCGGCCAGACCGGGCTGATCACGGCGACCGCGCTGGCCGCCGCCGTCTCCACCCTCCTCATGGGCCTCGTCGGCAAGGTGCCGCTCGCCCTCGCCGCGGGGCTGTCCGTCTCCGGGGTGCTCGCCACGCAGGTCGCCCCGCACATGACCTGGCCCCAGGCGATGGGGATGTGCGTGCTGTACGGGCTGGTGATCGTGATCCTGGTGGTCTCCGGTCTGCGGGAGGCCATCATGAACGCGATCCCGCTGCCGCTCAAGCACGGGATCACCATCGGCATCGGCCTGTTCATCGCCCTCATCGGGCTGGTCAACGCCGGGTTCGTCGGCCGGGGCGAGGACAGCCCGCTCACCCTGGGCGCCGGCGGGCAGCTGGCCGGCTGGCCGGTGCTGATCTTCTGCGTCACCCTGCTGCTGATCTTCATGCTCCAGGCGCGCGGAACCCCCGGTGCCATCCTCATCGGCATCGTCACCGGCACCGTCCTCGCCGTGGCCGTCCACACGGCCGGCGGCACCGACGCGAAGGTGTGGGGACTGACCGTCCCCGAACTGCCCGGCCACGTGGTCTCCGCGCCTGACTTCGGGCTGTTCGGGCAGGTCGAGTTCGGCGGGTGGCAGCACATAGGGGCCCTGAGCGTCGGCATGATCGTCTTCACGCTCGTGCTGGCCGGCTTCTTCGACGCGATGGCCACCATCATCGGCGTCGGCACGGAGGCGAAGCTCGCCGACGACCGGGGACGCATGCCGGGGCTCGGCAAGGCCCTGTTCATCGACGGCGCGGGCGGCGCGATCGGCGGGTTCTCCGGGGCCTCCGGGCAGACCGTCTTCATCGAGTCCGCGACCGGTGTCGGCGAGGGCGCCCGTACGGGCCTGTCCTCCGTGGTCACCGGCGTGCTCTTCGCCGCCGGGCTGTTCTTCACCCCGCTGGCGCAGATCGTCCCCGGCCAGGTCGCCGCGGCGGCCCTGGTGGTGATCGGCGCCGTGATGATGGGCAACGCCCGGCACGTGGACTGGGGCGACCGCTCGGTGGCCGTGCCCGTCTTCCTCACCGTGGCCCTGATGCCCTTCACCTACTCCATCACCGCCGGGGTCGGCGCCGGAGTCATCGCGTACACCGCGATCACGTCGGCCCAGGGCAGGTTCCGTGAGCCCGGGGTCTTCATGTGGGTGCTCACGGCCGTCTTCGTCGTCTACTTCGCCCTGCACCCTCTCGAGGGCTGGCTCGGCGTCAGCTAG
- a CDS encoding molybdopterin-dependent oxidoreductase: protein MGVTRTPTPTTQGSETRGGIGESTLRPDGVLKTTGEFAYASDLWHEDMLWGHTLRSPHAHAEIVSLDVSQALAQAGVHAVLTYDDLPTDVRHYGLEIQDTPVLAHGRVRHHGEPVALVAADHPETARRAAAKIRVTYRELPVVVDEATATAPGAPLLHEDRTDHHSGHVPHPNIVHRQPIVRGDADAAARRADVIVTGDYEVGMQDQAFLGPESGLAVPAEDGGVDLYIATQWLHADLRQIAPVLGLPEEKVRMTLSGVGGAFGGREDLSMQIHACLLALRTGKPVKMVYNRFESFFGHVHRHPAKLHYEHGATRDGKITHMRCRIVLDGGAYASSSPAVVGNASSLSAGPYVIDDVDIEALALYTNNPPCGAMRGFGAVQACFAYEAQMDKLAAALDMDPVEFRQINAMSQGSVMPTGQVVDSPAPVAELLRRVKAMPMPPEREWESAGGSVDVRALPGGLSNTTHGEGVVRGVGYAVGIKNVGFSEGFDDYSTARVRLEVIAGEPVATVHTAMAEVGQGGVTVHAQIARTELGVTQVTIDPADTRVGSAGSTSASRQTYVTGGAVKHTCEAVRERVLEMGRARLGTYHPAWATAELLLEGGKVVTDGGEVLAGLAEVLGDEAIDIELEWRHRPTEPFDLRTGQGRGHVQYSFAAHRAVVEVDTELGLVKVVELACAQDVGKALNPLSVVGQIQGGTTQGLGLAVMEEILVSDKAKVRNPSFTDYLIPTILDTPPIPVDVLELADDHAPYGLRGAGEAPTLSSTPAVVAAIRAATGLALARVPVRPEHLTGT, encoded by the coding sequence ATGGGCGTGACCCGTACCCCCACCCCCACCACCCAGGGCAGCGAGACCCGCGGCGGCATCGGCGAGTCCACCCTGCGCCCGGACGGCGTCCTCAAGACCACCGGGGAGTTCGCCTACGCCTCCGACCTGTGGCACGAGGACATGCTCTGGGGCCACACGCTGCGCAGCCCGCACGCCCACGCCGAGATCGTCTCCCTGGACGTCTCGCAGGCGCTGGCGCAGGCCGGTGTGCACGCCGTGCTCACCTACGACGACCTGCCGACCGACGTGCGGCACTACGGGCTGGAGATCCAGGACACCCCCGTCCTCGCCCACGGCCGGGTCCGCCACCACGGCGAACCGGTGGCGCTGGTCGCCGCCGACCACCCGGAGACCGCACGCCGTGCCGCCGCCAAGATCCGGGTCACGTACCGGGAACTGCCCGTCGTCGTCGACGAGGCGACCGCCACCGCCCCCGGCGCGCCGCTGCTCCACGAGGACCGCACCGACCACCACAGCGGACACGTCCCGCACCCCAACATCGTCCACCGCCAGCCGATCGTCCGCGGCGACGCCGACGCGGCCGCCCGGCGCGCCGACGTGATCGTCACCGGCGACTACGAGGTCGGCATGCAGGACCAGGCGTTCCTGGGCCCCGAGTCGGGCCTCGCCGTCCCCGCCGAGGACGGCGGCGTCGACCTCTACATCGCCACCCAGTGGCTGCACGCCGACCTGCGCCAGATCGCCCCCGTCCTGGGCCTGCCCGAGGAGAAGGTCCGCATGACGCTCTCCGGCGTCGGCGGCGCCTTCGGCGGCCGCGAGGACCTGTCGATGCAGATCCACGCCTGCCTGCTGGCGCTGCGCACCGGCAAGCCCGTCAAGATGGTCTACAACCGCTTCGAGTCCTTCTTCGGGCACGTCCACCGGCACCCCGCCAAGCTGCACTACGAGCACGGCGCCACCCGCGACGGGAAGATCACCCACATGCGGTGCCGCATCGTGCTGGACGGCGGCGCCTACGCCTCCTCCTCGCCGGCCGTCGTCGGCAACGCCTCCTCCCTCAGCGCCGGCCCGTACGTCATCGACGACGTCGACATCGAGGCCCTCGCGCTCTACACCAACAACCCGCCCTGCGGCGCCATGCGCGGGTTCGGCGCGGTCCAGGCCTGCTTCGCCTACGAGGCGCAGATGGACAAGCTGGCCGCCGCCCTCGACATGGACCCGGTGGAGTTCCGGCAGATCAACGCCATGTCCCAGGGCAGCGTCATGCCCACCGGGCAGGTCGTCGACTCCCCGGCGCCCGTCGCGGAACTGCTGCGCCGGGTCAAGGCGATGCCGATGCCGCCCGAGCGGGAGTGGGAGAGCGCCGGCGGATCCGTGGACGTGCGCGCCCTTCCCGGCGGGCTGTCCAACACCACCCACGGCGAGGGCGTCGTCCGCGGCGTCGGCTACGCCGTCGGCATCAAGAACGTCGGCTTCTCCGAGGGCTTCGACGACTACTCCACCGCCCGCGTCCGCCTGGAGGTGATCGCCGGCGAGCCGGTGGCCACCGTGCACACCGCGATGGCCGAGGTCGGCCAGGGCGGCGTCACCGTCCACGCCCAGATCGCCCGCACCGAGCTCGGCGTCACCCAGGTCACCATCGACCCGGCCGACACGCGGGTCGGTTCGGCCGGCTCCACCTCCGCCTCCCGGCAGACATACGTCACCGGCGGCGCGGTGAAGCACACCTGCGAGGCCGTGCGCGAACGCGTCCTGGAGATGGGCCGGGCCAGGCTCGGCACCTACCACCCGGCCTGGGCCACCGCCGAACTCCTGCTGGAGGGCGGCAAGGTGGTCACCGACGGCGGCGAGGTGCTCGCCGGGCTGGCCGAGGTCCTCGGCGACGAGGCGATCGACATCGAACTGGAGTGGCGGCACCGCCCCACCGAGCCCTTCGACCTGCGCACCGGCCAGGGCCGCGGCCACGTCCAGTACTCCTTTGCCGCGCACCGCGCGGTCGTGGAGGTCGACACCGAACTCGGCCTGGTCAAGGTCGTCGAGCTGGCCTGCGCCCAGGACGTCGGCAAGGCCCTCAACCCGCTGTCGGTCGTCGGCCAGATCCAGGGCGGCACGACCCAGGGCCTGGGCCTGGCCGTCATGGAGGAGATCCTCGTCTCCGACAAGGCGAAGGTCCGCAACCCCTCCTTCACCGACTACCTGATCCCCACCATCCTCGACACGCCGCCCATCCCGGTCGACGTCCTCGAACTCGCCGACGACCACGCCCCGTACGGGCTCCGGGGCGCCGGCGAGGCCCCGACCCTGTCCTCCACCCCGGCCGTCGTCGCCGCCATCCGCGCGGCGACCGGTCTCGCCCTGGCCCGCGTACCGGTCCGGCCGGAGCACCTGACCGGTACGTGA
- a CDS encoding (2Fe-2S)-binding protein, with product MRVTFTVNGRRQDADDVWEGESLLYVLRERMGLPGSKNACEQGECGSCTVRLDGVPVCACLVAAGQVQGREVVTVEGLADFAKERDTGEAGPGTDPGAAQQWQARPAGPATQLSPVQQAFIDAGAVQCGFCTPGLLVAADELLERNAQPTDGDIREALSGNLCRCTGYEKILDAVRLAAARTGTEA from the coding sequence ATGCGCGTGACCTTCACCGTCAACGGACGGCGCCAGGACGCCGACGACGTGTGGGAGGGCGAGAGCCTGCTGTACGTCCTGCGCGAGCGCATGGGCCTGCCCGGCTCCAAGAACGCCTGCGAGCAGGGCGAATGCGGCTCCTGCACGGTCCGGCTGGACGGAGTGCCGGTGTGCGCGTGCCTGGTCGCCGCCGGCCAGGTGCAGGGCCGCGAGGTCGTGACCGTCGAGGGCCTGGCGGACTTCGCCAAGGAGCGTGACACGGGCGAGGCGGGCCCCGGCACCGACCCGGGCGCCGCACAGCAGTGGCAGGCGCGTCCCGCCGGCCCGGCCACGCAGCTGTCGCCGGTCCAGCAGGCCTTCATCGACGCCGGGGCCGTCCAGTGCGGCTTCTGCACCCCCGGGCTGCTGGTCGCCGCCGACGAACTGCTGGAGCGCAACGCCCAGCCCACCGACGGCGACATCCGCGAGGCCCTCTCCGGCAACCTGTGCCGCTGCACCGGCTACGAGAAGATCCTCGACGCGGTCCGCCTCGCGGCCGCCCGCACGGGGACGGAGGCCTGA
- a CDS encoding FAD binding domain-containing protein — translation MDFLRPATWEEALAAKAEHPTAVPIAGGTDVMVEINFDHRRPDVLLDLNRIRDLYEWEVGEETVRLGAAVPYTRVIEALGRELPGLALAARTVGSPQIRNRGSVGGNLGAASPAGDAHPPLLAAGAEVEAVSVRGTRLIPVEEFYTGVKRNALAPDELIRAVHIAKADGPQQFSKVGTRNAMVIAVCAFGLALHPATRTVRTGIGSAAPTPVRATTAEEFLTAALEEEGLWDSAGTVPPSVARQFGELVAACASPIDDVRGSAAYRRHALQVMARRTLGWTWDEYCGNERSARCA, via the coding sequence ATGGACTTCCTGCGTCCCGCGACCTGGGAGGAGGCCCTCGCCGCCAAGGCGGAGCACCCCACGGCCGTACCCATCGCGGGTGGCACCGACGTGATGGTCGAGATCAACTTCGACCACCGCCGGCCCGATGTCCTGCTGGACCTGAACCGCATCCGCGACCTGTACGAGTGGGAGGTGGGGGAGGAGACCGTACGGCTGGGCGCCGCGGTTCCCTACACCCGCGTCATCGAGGCCCTGGGCAGGGAACTGCCCGGCCTCGCGCTCGCCGCCCGCACCGTGGGCTCGCCGCAGATCCGCAACCGCGGCAGCGTCGGCGGCAACCTCGGCGCCGCGTCGCCTGCCGGGGACGCGCACCCTCCGCTGCTCGCCGCCGGCGCCGAGGTGGAGGCGGTGTCCGTACGCGGCACCCGGCTCATCCCGGTCGAGGAGTTCTACACCGGGGTGAAGCGCAACGCCCTCGCCCCGGACGAGCTGATCCGCGCCGTGCACATCGCCAAGGCCGACGGCCCCCAGCAGTTCTCCAAGGTCGGCACCCGCAACGCCATGGTCATCGCGGTCTGCGCCTTCGGCCTGGCCCTGCACCCGGCCACCCGCACGGTGCGCACGGGCATCGGCTCGGCGGCGCCCACGCCGGTCCGCGCCACCACCGCCGAGGAGTTCCTGACCGCGGCGCTGGAGGAGGAGGGCCTGTGGGACAGCGCGGGGACCGTCCCGCCGTCCGTGGCCCGCCAGTTCGGGGAGCTGGTCGCGGCCTGCGCCAGCCCCATCGACGACGTACGCGGCAGCGCCGCCTACCGCCGCCACGCCCTGCAGGTCATGGCCCGCCGCACCCTCGGCTGGACCTGGGACGAGTACTGCGGCAACGAGAGGAGCGCCCGATGCGCGTGA
- a CDS encoding PucR family transcriptional regulator ligand-binding domain-containing protein, with the protein MRLRALLDTDALGLRLLGGEEELDRTVRGVMTTDLKDPSRYLSGGELVLTGLAWRRAPDDSERFVRILAAAGVAGLAAGEAELGSVPDDLVLACARHRLPLFAVDEDVAFASITEHVVRQVSTERAGDLAAVVERHRRLMTSGPEGGGPDAVLDLLGSDLDLRAWVLSTTGRQIAGSDHPLPAGVRAELAGEHLAAARTDRPSPHRAYTAGRHYSLFPIRSGDPADDIRGTLLSDWFLAVDADTGDWPAERLDLLDGVTQLIAVERDRRDASRTVRRRLAAEVMDLVQTGAPPGEIAARLRVAAPVLVPGLGTAPHWQVVVARVDWAGGGPAAGPVAQALLEEALVDPGAVGPDPADRIAVAHAGEEAMALVPLSSLESDGAAPELSAQGLLSVLRGPLTRGLDGDGRLTIGVSATVHSADGLRGALEEARHARRVAAARPGRVCVAGHEELASHVLLLPFVPDDVRRAFTARLLDPLRAYDRRHRAELIPTLEAFLECDGSWTRCANRLHLHVNTLRYRIGRIEQLTGRDLSRLEDKLDFFLALRMS; encoded by the coding sequence ATGCGGCTGCGCGCACTGCTGGACACCGATGCCCTCGGCCTGCGGCTGCTCGGCGGCGAGGAGGAGCTGGACCGCACGGTCCGTGGCGTGATGACCACCGACCTGAAGGACCCCAGCCGCTACCTCTCCGGCGGCGAGCTGGTGCTGACCGGCCTGGCGTGGCGCCGCGCGCCGGACGACTCCGAGCGCTTCGTGCGGATCCTCGCCGCGGCCGGTGTCGCCGGTCTCGCGGCCGGCGAGGCCGAGCTGGGCTCGGTCCCGGACGACCTGGTGTTGGCCTGCGCCCGGCACCGGCTGCCGCTGTTCGCGGTCGACGAGGACGTCGCCTTCGCCTCCATCACCGAGCACGTGGTGCGCCAGGTGTCCACCGAGCGGGCCGGGGACCTGGCCGCCGTGGTGGAACGGCACCGCCGGCTGATGACCTCCGGGCCCGAGGGCGGCGGGCCCGACGCCGTCCTGGACCTGCTCGGCAGCGACCTCGACCTGCGCGCCTGGGTGCTGTCCACGACCGGCCGCCAGATCGCCGGCTCCGATCACCCGCTGCCCGCCGGCGTACGGGCCGAACTCGCCGGCGAGCACCTGGCCGCCGCCCGGACGGACCGCCCTTCGCCGCACCGCGCCTACACCGCGGGCCGCCACTACTCGCTCTTCCCCATCCGCAGCGGCGACCCGGCCGACGACATACGGGGCACCCTGCTCTCGGACTGGTTCCTGGCGGTCGACGCCGACACGGGCGACTGGCCGGCCGAACGCCTGGACCTGCTGGACGGCGTCACCCAGCTCATCGCCGTCGAGCGCGACCGGCGGGACGCCTCGCGCACCGTGCGCCGCCGCCTCGCCGCAGAGGTGATGGACCTCGTGCAGACCGGCGCGCCGCCGGGCGAGATCGCCGCGCGGCTGCGCGTGGCCGCGCCCGTACTGGTGCCGGGGCTCGGCACCGCGCCGCACTGGCAGGTCGTCGTCGCCCGCGTCGACTGGGCGGGTGGCGGGCCGGCCGCCGGTCCGGTCGCCCAGGCCCTGCTGGAGGAGGCCCTGGTCGACCCGGGCGCGGTGGGCCCCGACCCGGCCGACCGCATCGCCGTCGCCCACGCGGGCGAGGAGGCGATGGCCCTGGTCCCCCTGTCGTCGCTCGAGTCCGACGGCGCCGCCCCCGAACTGTCCGCCCAGGGGCTGCTCTCCGTCCTGCGCGGGCCCCTCACGCGGGGCCTCGACGGCGACGGACGGCTCACCATCGGCGTCAGCGCCACCGTCCACTCCGCCGACGGGCTGCGCGGCGCCCTGGAGGAGGCCCGCCACGCCCGCCGCGTCGCCGCGGCCCGCCCGGGCCGGGTCTGCGTCGCCGGCCACGAGGAACTGGCCTCGCACGTCCTGCTGCTGCCCTTCGTCCCCGACGACGTCCGCCGTGCCTTCACCGCCCGGCTCCTCGACCCGCTGCGCGCCTACGACCGGCGGCACCGCGCGGAGCTCATCCCCACGCTCGAGGCCTTCCTCGAGTGCGACGGCTCCTGGACGCGCTGTGCGAACCGGCTGCATCTGCACGTCAACACTCTGCGCTACCGCATCGGCAGGATCGAGCAACTGACGGGGCGCGACCTGTCGCGTCTGGAGGACAAGCTCGACTTCTTCCTGGCCCTCCGGATGAGCTGA